From Caulobacter segnis, a single genomic window includes:
- a CDS encoding YihY/virulence factor BrkB family protein, whose translation MTSGGGVAMVRRMQDPLHHIRWRDLDLDPIHWIREILRVLGLALSRLWGRDVMLYVGGVSFFALLAVFPGLAILIGLYSFFLTPESAARQANKLAELIPSGARSMFQDEFSRLAHAPGQTISLQSGVVLIVGAYAAHRGFKALLAGLSFIHDEEDQRGFFGFNLMALLVLIAAFGLLFVMSGIFLVLRLLGSALDLRPLAGVPWIQSEWTWASFGIVFGMTLVYRYAMSREPVGWRASIAGGAAAAALCVFMSWASAFYVEKVVHLGATYGSISAVIIFLIWLSWSVNAIFFGGALATEVEIALDERPRALLEGPKAIPLKAPSEYENG comes from the coding sequence TTGACTTCGGGGGGCGGCGTCGCCATGGTCCGCCGGATGCAAGATCCGCTGCACCACATCCGCTGGCGCGACCTCGACCTCGATCCGATCCACTGGATCCGTGAAATCCTGCGCGTACTGGGCCTGGCCCTGTCGCGGCTGTGGGGCCGCGACGTCATGCTCTACGTCGGCGGCGTCTCGTTTTTCGCCCTGCTGGCCGTGTTCCCGGGCCTGGCGATTCTGATCGGCCTCTACAGCTTCTTCCTGACGCCCGAGAGCGCCGCGCGCCAAGCCAACAAGCTGGCCGAACTGATTCCCTCCGGCGCCCGGTCGATGTTCCAGGACGAGTTCTCCCGCCTGGCTCACGCGCCGGGCCAGACCATCTCGCTGCAGAGCGGCGTCGTACTGATCGTCGGCGCCTACGCCGCCCATCGCGGCTTCAAGGCGCTGCTGGCGGGGCTGTCGTTCATCCATGACGAGGAGGACCAGCGCGGCTTCTTCGGTTTCAACCTGATGGCCCTCTTGGTGCTGATCGCCGCCTTCGGACTGCTGTTCGTGATGTCGGGGATCTTTCTGGTGCTGCGGCTGTTGGGCTCGGCCCTGGACCTGCGGCCGCTGGCCGGGGTGCCGTGGATCCAGTCGGAATGGACCTGGGCCAGCTTCGGCATCGTGTTCGGCATGACCCTGGTCTACCGTTACGCCATGTCGCGCGAGCCGGTCGGCTGGCGGGCCTCGATCGCCGGCGGCGCGGCTGCGGCGGCGCTGTGCGTCTTTATGTCCTGGGCCAGCGCCTTTTACGTCGAGAAGGTCGTCCACCTGGGCGCGACCTACGGCTCGATCTCGGCCGTGATCATCTTCCTGATCTGGCTGTCGTGGAGCGTGAACGCGATCTTCTTCGGCGGCGCCCTGGCCACCGAGGTCGAGATCGCTCTGGACGAGCGCCCTCGAGCCCTGCTGGAGGGACCCAAGGCGATTCCGCTCAAAGCCCCTTCAGAATACGAAAACGGATGA
- a CDS encoding septal ring lytic transglycosylase RlpA family protein — protein MNQRIDRVWRNLCGLGLMALAALSLAACATPQYSTGAAGYKVSARGDTTRGSAPRPGSTVGRDGKPLRGTEKPYQINGTWYYPKADPNYSEVGIGSWYGEQFHNRRTANGETFDMDIPSAAHKTLPLPSLVEVTNLDNGQKMIVRVNDRGPFVGDRVIDLSKAAAEQLGYRRQGVARVRVKYIGPAPTSAFTAPRQYAQVQSSAPPPVRNAPRSFDDIKEPTQRVQVLPQRSAPDPIWSPPPAPVQQASAPPVTPPERVPVPAGAYRVQAGSFSSRENAEKAMRQLSGAGRTAIDTIERASGTLYRVTVLAGQDEGEAWSLRDRVESLGYQGATVLRP, from the coding sequence ATGAACCAGCGCATCGATCGGGTTTGGCGGAACCTGTGCGGCCTTGGCCTGATGGCCTTGGCGGCCCTGAGCTTGGCCGCCTGCGCCACGCCCCAGTACAGCACCGGCGCGGCCGGCTACAAGGTTTCGGCTCGCGGCGACACCACGCGCGGGTCGGCCCCGCGCCCAGGCTCGACGGTCGGCCGCGACGGCAAGCCGCTGCGTGGCACCGAGAAGCCCTATCAGATCAACGGGACCTGGTACTATCCGAAGGCGGATCCGAACTACAGCGAGGTCGGGATCGGCTCGTGGTACGGCGAGCAGTTCCACAACCGCCGCACCGCCAATGGCGAAACCTTCGACATGGATATCCCGTCGGCGGCCCATAAGACCCTGCCGCTGCCCAGCCTGGTCGAGGTCACCAACCTCGACAACGGCCAGAAGATGATCGTGCGGGTCAACGACCGCGGCCCGTTCGTCGGCGACCGCGTCATCGACCTATCCAAGGCCGCCGCCGAGCAGCTTGGCTATCGCCGGCAGGGCGTGGCCCGGGTGCGGGTCAAGTACATTGGCCCGGCCCCGACCAGCGCCTTCACCGCGCCGCGCCAGTACGCCCAAGTCCAATCGTCCGCGCCGCCGCCGGTCCGCAACGCCCCGCGCAGCTTCGACGACATCAAGGAGCCGACGCAGCGCGTTCAGGTTCTGCCGCAGCGTTCCGCCCCAGATCCCATCTGGAGCCCGCCGCCCGCGCCGGTCCAGCAGGCCAGCGCCCCGCCGGTCACTCCGCCCGAGCGCGTCCCGGTTCCGGCCGGCGCCTATCGCGTGCAGGCCGGCTCGTTCTCCAGCCGCGAGAACGCCGAGAAGGCCATGCGCCAGCTGTCCGGCGCCGGGCGCACCGCGATCGACACCATCGAGCGCGCCAGCGGCACGCTCTATCGCGTCACGGTCCTTGCGGGCCAGGACGAGGGCGAGGCCTGGAGCCTGCGCGATCGCGTCGAGTCGCTGGGCTATCAGGGGGCAACCGTCCTTCGGCCCTAG
- a CDS encoding FkbM family methyltransferase: protein MIASPGLARRRYLDELFLGRRFLGTRRQENAEQFPNLAVFAFDTVSAEVMVSGRFERTILDASFTFLGPFASSFAQGAALDVGANIGNHAIYFAEHFAEVHAIEASELPFALLEVNAKLYGRGRVRPICKGLSDKTETLAFIQKPGEVGSSYFAEQADDRGSGQVINVATMPGDDLLRDIAPAHPIRLIKVDVEGFELRVLRGLEATIQQHRPIILLEQLAPDILNGTSEAVDYLRDRCGYTAIFHADTPSPWRNNRLAIIHRMIFGEETIVRRQLSLAKRHYPLLICLTEEHLSGLD from the coding sequence TTGATCGCCTCGCCCGGCCTAGCTCGCCGACGCTATCTTGATGAACTTTTCCTCGGCCGCCGGTTCTTGGGAACAAGGCGTCAAGAGAATGCCGAGCAATTCCCGAACCTCGCAGTCTTCGCCTTCGACACAGTGTCCGCCGAAGTCATGGTCTCCGGCAGATTTGAGCGAACCATACTTGACGCTTCTTTTACTTTCTTAGGACCCTTTGCGAGCTCATTTGCCCAAGGCGCCGCGTTGGACGTGGGAGCCAATATAGGAAACCACGCCATATACTTTGCGGAGCATTTTGCAGAGGTGCACGCAATTGAGGCCAGTGAACTCCCCTTCGCGCTCCTTGAAGTGAACGCAAAGCTCTATGGTCGTGGGCGCGTTCGACCCATCTGCAAGGGCCTCTCAGACAAGACTGAAACCCTGGCCTTCATCCAAAAGCCGGGCGAAGTAGGATCATCCTATTTTGCGGAGCAAGCCGATGATCGGGGCTCTGGCCAAGTCATTAACGTGGCAACGATGCCTGGCGACGATTTGCTGCGGGATATAGCGCCTGCTCATCCAATACGATTGATCAAGGTCGACGTCGAAGGATTTGAACTACGCGTGCTGCGGGGCCTTGAAGCCACGATCCAGCAGCACCGTCCCATCATTCTGCTGGAACAGCTGGCGCCGGATATCCTTAACGGCACTAGCGAAGCGGTCGACTATCTGCGTGACCGCTGCGGCTACACCGCAATCTTCCACGCCGATACCCCCTCGCCCTGGCGAAACAACCGACTTGCCATCATCCACCGAATGATCTTTGGCGAAGAGACAATCGTCCGTCGACAGTTGAGCCTCGCCAAGCGTCACTATCCCCTGCTGATCTGTCTCACAGAAGAACATCTATCGGGCCTGGACTGA
- a CDS encoding class I SAM-dependent methyltransferase: MSAISTALYGQADHDLAPSAADAVQLSPMVPGSTDIASVPDESLNAVTVRAPAGAVERRYVLAQALRILAPGGRLTAFAPKDRGGLRLKKELEALGGEVGESARRHNRICVVVRPTQMKALAETIAAGAPRRIDENGLWTQPGVFSWDRLDAGTNALLQTLPEFSGVGADFGSGIGLLALNVLASKTVAKLTLVELDRRAVEVSKRNVTDPRAAFVWGDVRQVALKDLDFIVSNPPFHEGGGEDKTLGQAFIRAAAGALRKGGALWIVANRHLPYEAILAESFAKVRLVAEGGGYKVFEAKK, from the coding sequence ATGTCGGCGATCTCTACCGCGCTTTATGGCCAGGCCGATCACGATCTGGCGCCGTCCGCGGCGGACGCCGTGCAGCTGTCGCCGATGGTTCCTGGTTCGACCGACATCGCTTCCGTTCCGGACGAATCTCTTAACGCCGTGACCGTTCGCGCCCCGGCTGGCGCGGTGGAGCGGCGATATGTCCTGGCCCAGGCCTTGCGGATCCTGGCGCCGGGCGGCCGCCTGACCGCCTTCGCCCCGAAGGATCGCGGCGGCCTGCGCTTGAAGAAGGAGCTGGAGGCCCTGGGCGGCGAGGTCGGCGAGAGCGCTCGCCGGCACAACCGGATCTGCGTCGTGGTCCGCCCGACCCAGATGAAGGCTCTCGCCGAGACCATCGCCGCCGGGGCCCCGCGCCGGATCGACGAGAACGGTCTGTGGACCCAACCTGGCGTGTTCAGCTGGGACCGCCTCGACGCCGGCACAAACGCTCTGCTGCAGACGCTGCCCGAGTTCTCCGGGGTGGGAGCCGACTTCGGTTCCGGCATCGGCCTCTTGGCCCTGAACGTCCTGGCGTCGAAGACCGTCGCCAAGCTGACCCTGGTCGAGCTGGACCGGCGGGCCGTCGAGGTTTCCAAGCGCAATGTCACCGATCCCCGCGCCGCCTTCGTCTGGGGAGACGTCCGCCAGGTCGCGCTGAAGGACCTGGATTTCATCGTCAGCAATCCGCCGTTTCACGAAGGCGGTGGCGAGGACAAGACGCTGGGCCAGGCCTTCATCCGCGCCGCCGCCGGCGCCCTGCGCAAGGGCGGCGCCCTGTGGATCGTGGCCAATCGCCACCTGCCCTACGAGGCGATCCTGGCCGAGAGCTTCGCCAAGGTCCGCCTGGTCGCCGAGGGCGGCGGCTACAAGGTGTTCGAGGCCAAGAAGTGA
- a CDS encoding potassium-transporting ATPase subunit F, whose protein sequence is MLVTLLWAAGAVVVAGYMVAAMLRPDKF, encoded by the coding sequence ATGCTCGTGACTCTTCTCTGGGCAGCCGGGGCCGTCGTGGTCGCCGGCTACATGGTCGCGGCCATGCTGCGTCCCGACAAGTTCTGA
- a CDS encoding DNA polymerase III subunit delta' — translation MMSAPAHPRDVYRLDGQSAAEAAFIDALERGRLHHAWLLTGPEGVGKATLAYRMARRLLGARPEPSQGLLGAAPSDVVSRQVAARSHPDLMVLERLTDDGKARKSIPVDEARQLPEFFSTTPAVSPYRVAIIDAADDLNVNAANAVLKTLEEPPPRGVILLISHAPGKLLPTIRSRCRRLAVPAPGIEAAAEMVERMADVPHRDAERLARMAHGAPGKALQLAAAKAIEVDDAANEILRGLPKIDEGALLAMADTFRGADGMARFELLMNRLADQVRIFAVQVAADGKNSSGLDRWAAAWERLSNVPGEVEAVNLDRADAFWSVISDLRAAAKTAI, via the coding sequence CTGATGTCCGCGCCGGCCCATCCCCGCGACGTCTATCGCCTGGACGGCCAGTCGGCCGCCGAGGCAGCGTTCATCGACGCCCTGGAGCGCGGCCGGCTGCACCATGCCTGGCTGCTGACCGGTCCCGAAGGCGTGGGCAAGGCGACCCTGGCCTACCGCATGGCCCGTCGCCTGCTGGGGGCGCGGCCCGAGCCGTCGCAGGGCCTGCTGGGCGCGGCGCCATCCGACGTGGTCAGCCGCCAGGTCGCGGCCCGCTCGCACCCGGACCTGATGGTGCTGGAGCGCCTCACGGATGATGGCAAGGCCCGCAAGTCGATCCCCGTCGACGAGGCGCGCCAACTGCCGGAGTTCTTCTCCACGACGCCGGCCGTGTCGCCCTACCGGGTGGCGATCATCGATGCGGCCGACGACCTCAACGTCAACGCCGCCAACGCCGTGCTCAAGACCCTGGAGGAGCCGCCGCCGCGCGGGGTGATCCTCTTGATCAGCCACGCGCCGGGTAAGCTGCTACCGACCATTCGCTCGCGCTGTCGCCGCCTGGCCGTGCCCGCGCCGGGGATCGAGGCGGCGGCGGAGATGGTCGAGCGCATGGCCGACGTGCCGCATCGCGACGCCGAGCGCCTGGCCCGCATGGCCCACGGCGCGCCCGGCAAGGCATTGCAGCTGGCCGCCGCCAAGGCCATCGAGGTGGACGACGCGGCCAACGAGATCCTGCGCGGCCTGCCCAAGATCGACGAGGGCGCGTTGCTGGCCATGGCCGACACCTTCCGGGGCGCGGACGGCATGGCCCGGTTCGAGCTGTTGATGAACCGCCTGGCCGACCAGGTCCGCATCTTCGCGGTCCAGGTCGCCGCCGACGGCAAGAACTCGTCGGGGCTGGATCGCTGGGCGGCGGCGTGGGAACGGCTCTCCAACGTGCCCGGCGAGGTCGAGGCGGTGAACCTGGATCGCGCCGACGCCTTCTGGAGCGTCATCTCGGACTTGCGCGCGGCGGCCAAGACGGCGATTTGA
- a CDS encoding TatD family hydrolase, which yields MSGMLIDSHVNLHAPQFADDKDAVIARAREAGVALMVSICDKVSSFEAVHAIAMAEPDIWCTVGTHPHEAKEDPALTAARLVELASRPRVIGIGECGLDFHYDLSPREVQAQVFRQHCIAARQSGLPLVVHTREADEVMGQILEEEHAAGPLKILMHCYTSGPELAARAMALGAWFSVSGIATFKAAEEVRAMIRDMPADKIIVETDCPYLAPVPMRGRRNEPAYLPHIYDKLAEVRGWSRADTEARTEDAFFTLFDRIPRP from the coding sequence TTGAGCGGCATGCTCATCGACAGCCACGTGAATCTGCACGCGCCCCAGTTCGCCGACGACAAGGACGCCGTCATCGCCCGCGCCCGAGAGGCCGGCGTCGCCCTGATGGTCTCCATCTGCGACAAGGTCTCGTCCTTCGAGGCCGTGCACGCCATCGCCATGGCCGAGCCGGACATCTGGTGCACGGTCGGCACGCACCCGCACGAGGCCAAGGAGGATCCGGCCCTGACCGCCGCGCGCCTGGTCGAGCTGGCCAGTCGTCCGCGTGTCATCGGAATCGGCGAATGCGGGCTGGACTTCCACTACGATCTTTCGCCGCGCGAGGTTCAGGCCCAGGTGTTCCGCCAGCATTGCATCGCCGCCCGGCAAAGCGGTCTGCCGCTGGTGGTCCACACTCGCGAGGCCGACGAGGTCATGGGCCAGATCCTCGAGGAGGAGCATGCGGCCGGGCCGCTCAAGATCCTGATGCATTGCTACACCAGCGGTCCGGAACTGGCGGCGCGCGCCATGGCGCTGGGCGCCTGGTTCTCGGTGTCGGGCATCGCCACCTTCAAGGCGGCGGAGGAGGTGAGGGCGATGATCCGCGACATGCCGGCCGACAAGATCATCGTCGAGACCGACTGTCCGTACCTGGCGCCCGTGCCGATGCGCGGCCGCCGCAACGAGCCGGCCTATCTGCCGCACATCTACGACAAGCTGGCCGAGGTTCGGGGGTGGAGCCGGGCCGACACGGAGGCGCGCACCGAGGACGCCTTCTTCACGCTGTTCGACCGGATCCCGCGTCCATGA
- a CDS encoding MBL fold metallo-hydrolase, with protein sequence MTGPLEFTILGSGSSGGVPRADGNWGDCDPAEPKNHRSRCSLLVRRQGTGGPHHETTVVVDTSPDLRLQTAAAGVKRVDAALFTHDHADQAHGIDDLRPFFLNQRQRIPTYMDQATHDGLLTRFEYVFKTRGGYPAILEPRLIPPLGEDFRVEGPSGDIPVHTFDVDHGEIRAVGYRFGGVAYTPDVRAIPDASWADLEDLDVWIVDALRWTPHPTHAHVELALEWIAKAKPRRAILTNLHIDLDYHALSARLPKGVEAAYDGLRFTL encoded by the coding sequence ATGACCGGACCGTTGGAGTTCACCATCCTGGGCTCCGGCTCGTCCGGCGGCGTTCCACGCGCCGACGGCAACTGGGGCGACTGCGATCCGGCCGAGCCCAAGAACCATCGCTCGCGCTGCTCGCTGCTGGTTCGACGTCAAGGGACGGGCGGGCCGCATCACGAAACCACCGTCGTCGTCGACACCTCTCCCGACCTTCGCCTGCAGACCGCCGCCGCCGGCGTGAAGCGGGTCGACGCGGCGTTGTTCACACATGATCACGCCGACCAAGCCCACGGCATCGACGACCTGCGGCCGTTCTTCCTGAACCAGCGTCAGCGCATCCCGACCTATATGGACCAGGCCACCCACGACGGCCTGCTGACCCGGTTCGAGTACGTCTTCAAGACGCGCGGCGGCTATCCGGCCATCCTGGAGCCCCGCCTTATACCGCCGTTGGGCGAGGATTTCCGGGTCGAGGGGCCGAGCGGCGACATCCCCGTCCACACCTTCGACGTCGATCACGGTGAGATCCGCGCCGTCGGCTATCGCTTCGGCGGCGTGGCCTACACGCCCGACGTCCGGGCCATTCCCGACGCCAGCTGGGCCGACCTCGAAGACCTGGACGTCTGGATCGTCGACGCCCTGCGCTGGACGCCGCATCCGACCCACGCCCACGTCGAGCTGGCCCTGGAGTGGATCGCCAAGGCCAAGCCCCGCCGCGCCATCCTGACCAACCTGCATATCGACCTGGACTACCACGCCCTGAGCGCCCGACTGCCGAAGGGCGTCGAGGCGGCCTATGACGGCCTGCGTTTCACGCTCTGA
- a CDS encoding pseudouridine synthase, giving the protein MSKALMARLDRLLANLGYGSRKDVQALVAGGKVVLDGKVLKDAGLRIAVDATLPERMTIRGAPVDPPAPLVLIMHKPLGVTCSHKEDGEKIYDLLPRRWRLRDPGLSTVGRLDKETSGLILITDDGDFLHRVISPKRHVPKTYLATLDRPLAGAEDEVFAAGTLMLDGEEKPLLPAVLDVVDAKTARLTITEGRYHQVRRMFAAVGNHVVALHRERIGGLTLPADLEPGQHRILPAAEAEAVFDV; this is encoded by the coding sequence GTGAGCAAGGCCCTGATGGCGCGGCTGGACCGGCTGCTGGCCAATCTGGGCTACGGCAGCCGCAAGGACGTCCAGGCCCTGGTGGCGGGTGGCAAGGTCGTGCTGGACGGCAAGGTCCTGAAGGACGCCGGGCTCCGCATCGCCGTCGACGCGACCCTGCCTGAGCGCATGACCATTCGCGGCGCTCCGGTCGATCCGCCCGCCCCGCTGGTGCTGATCATGCACAAGCCGCTGGGCGTGACCTGTTCGCACAAGGAGGACGGCGAGAAGATCTATGATCTCCTGCCCCGCCGCTGGCGGCTGCGCGATCCAGGCCTGTCGACGGTGGGACGCCTCGACAAGGAGACCAGCGGCCTGATCCTGATCACCGACGACGGCGACTTCCTGCATCGGGTGATCTCGCCCAAGCGGCATGTGCCCAAGACCTATCTGGCGACCCTCGATCGGCCGCTGGCCGGTGCGGAGGATGAGGTCTTCGCCGCCGGAACGCTGATGCTGGACGGCGAGGAAAAGCCGTTGCTGCCGGCGGTGCTGGATGTCGTCGACGCCAAGACCGCTCGCCTGACGATCACCGAGGGCCGCTATCATCAGGTGCGCCGCATGTTCGCCGCCGTTGGCAATCATGTGGTCGCGCTGCATCGCGAGCGGATCGGCGGGCTGACTCTGCCGGCCGACCTGGAGCCGGGCCAGCATCGCATCCTGCCCGCCGCCGAGGCCGAGGCGGTGTTCGATGTCTGA
- the tmk gene encoding dTMP kinase — MTQGFFISFEGGEGAGKSTQIRRLAERLQAAGHDVVVTREPGGSPGAEAIRELLVNGAADRWSPVTETLLMYAARRDHVERVIRPALALGKVVLCDRFADSTRAYQGAGGDAPASLIASLEEHVLGGTVPVLTLILDLPAEVGLQRAEARGGAARFESKGLPFHERLRAGYLEIARKEPERCVVIDADAELDAVTAAIADAVSQRLAF, encoded by the coding sequence GTGACCCAGGGTTTCTTCATCAGTTTCGAAGGCGGGGAGGGGGCTGGAAAGTCCACCCAGATCCGCCGCTTGGCCGAGCGCCTGCAAGCGGCCGGCCATGACGTCGTCGTGACTCGCGAGCCGGGCGGCAGTCCTGGCGCCGAGGCCATCCGCGAGCTGTTGGTCAACGGCGCGGCCGACCGCTGGTCGCCGGTGACCGAGACGCTCCTGATGTACGCCGCCCGTCGCGATCACGTGGAGCGGGTGATCCGTCCGGCGCTGGCGCTGGGCAAGGTCGTGCTTTGCGACCGCTTCGCCGATTCCACTCGGGCCTATCAGGGCGCGGGCGGCGATGCGCCGGCCAGCCTGATCGCTTCGCTGGAGGAGCATGTGCTGGGCGGGACGGTTCCGGTCCTGACCCTGATCCTGGACCTGCCGGCCGAGGTCGGCCTGCAGCGGGCCGAGGCGCGGGGCGGGGCGGCGCGGTTCGAGTCCAAGGGCCTGCCGTTCCACGAACGTCTGCGCGCCGGCTATCTGGAGATCGCCCGCAAGGAGCCCGAGCGCTGCGTCGTGATCGACGCCGACGCCGAGTTAGATGCGGTCACCGCCGCGATCGCTGACGCGGTCAGCCAGCGGCTGGCGTTCTGA
- a CDS encoding CaiB/BaiF CoA transferase family protein → MGQGPLSGLKIVEFAGIGPGPFCGMLLSDLGADVVRIDRKGQGRGSPADVTARGRRSVALDLKHPEAIETCLKLLDGADGLIEGFRPGVMERLGLGPDVALARNPKLVYGRMTGWGQTGPYAKAAGHDMNYIAITGALAAIGTSDKPVPPLNLVGDFGGGALYLAFGLLAGVIHARSTGQGQVIDCAMSDGAASLMAMFYGFKAGGMWNEGRRSNLLDGGAHFYDTYKCADDKWISIGSIEPQFYLLLLEKTGITDPQFQHQMSREEWPELREKLAAVIRTKSRDEWCAIMDATDVCFAPVLTMDEAPGHAHNAARETFVEVAGVMQPAPAPRFSATPGAIQGPPPKIGADNDQALADWGFSADAIAGLKQSGAL, encoded by the coding sequence ATGGGCCAGGGACCGCTTTCGGGACTGAAGATCGTCGAGTTCGCCGGCATCGGTCCGGGACCATTCTGCGGCATGCTGCTGTCGGACCTGGGCGCCGACGTCGTGCGGATCGACCGCAAGGGTCAGGGGCGCGGCTCGCCAGCCGACGTGACGGCGCGTGGCCGGCGCTCGGTGGCGCTGGATCTGAAGCATCCCGAGGCGATCGAGACCTGCCTCAAGCTGCTGGACGGCGCCGACGGCCTGATCGAGGGCTTCCGGCCCGGCGTGATGGAGCGGCTGGGGCTGGGGCCGGATGTGGCGCTGGCCCGCAATCCCAAGCTGGTCTACGGCCGCATGACCGGCTGGGGCCAGACGGGGCCCTACGCCAAGGCCGCCGGCCACGACATGAACTACATCGCCATCACCGGGGCGCTGGCCGCCATCGGCACGAGCGACAAGCCGGTGCCGCCGCTGAACCTGGTCGGCGACTTCGGGGGCGGGGCGCTCTACCTCGCCTTCGGCCTGCTGGCCGGGGTGATCCACGCGCGATCGACCGGGCAGGGGCAGGTCATCGACTGCGCCATGAGCGACGGCGCGGCCTCGCTGATGGCGATGTTCTACGGCTTCAAGGCCGGGGGGATGTGGAACGAAGGCCGGCGGAGCAACCTGCTCGACGGCGGGGCGCATTTCTACGACACCTACAAATGCGCCGACGACAAGTGGATCTCGATCGGGTCGATCGAGCCGCAGTTCTACCTGCTACTGCTGGAAAAGACCGGGATCACCGATCCGCAGTTCCAGCACCAGATGAGCCGCGAGGAGTGGCCGGAACTTCGCGAGAAGCTGGCCGCCGTGATCAGGACCAAGAGCCGCGACGAGTGGTGCGCGATCATGGACGCCACCGACGTCTGCTTCGCCCCGGTCCTGACCATGGACGAGGCGCCCGGCCACGCCCACAACGCCGCTCGCGAGACTTTCGTCGAGGTGGCCGGGGTCATGCAGCCGGCGCCCGCGCCGCGCTTTTCGGCCACGCCCGGCGCCATCCAGGGACCGCCGCCCAAGATCGGCGCCGACAACGACCAGGCCCTGGCCGACTGGGGTTTCTCGGCCGACGCCATCGCCGGCCTGAAACAATCCGGCGCCCTCTGA
- a CDS encoding sulfurtransferase TusA family protein, with protein MSEPILVDARGHHCPVPTLKLRKAHEAAPAGAELVLLATDPMARIDVPHFAGQIGATVLEIADQDGGVIRFRILKGL; from the coding sequence ATGTCTGAGCCGATCCTCGTCGACGCTCGGGGCCATCACTGCCCGGTCCCGACCCTGAAGCTGCGCAAGGCCCACGAGGCCGCGCCGGCCGGGGCCGAACTGGTCCTGCTGGCGACCGACCCAATGGCCCGGATCGACGTGCCCCACTTCGCCGGCCAGATCGGCGCCACGGTGCTGGAGATCGCCGACCAGGACGGCGGGGTCATCCGTTTTCGTATTCTGAAGGGGCTTTGA